Proteins found in one Triticum urartu cultivar G1812 chromosome 4, Tu2.1, whole genome shotgun sequence genomic segment:
- the LOC125552993 gene encoding shaggy-related protein kinase alpha has product MTSFGVAPASGLRDAGGSSEVDKLPDEISNMRISDEKEVEATIINGNGTEAGHIIVTTIGGRDGQRKQTISYMAERVIGQGSFGVVFQAKCLETSETVAIKKVLQDKRYKNRELQMMRLLDHPNVVSLKHCFFSTTEKDELFLNLVLEYVPETVHRVIRHYNKMNQRMPLIYVKLYTYQICRALAYIHRTVGVCHRDIKPQNLLVNPHTHQLKICDFGSAKVLVKGEPNISYICSRYYRAPELIFGATEYTTAIDIWSAGCVLAELLTGQPLFPGESGVDQLVEIIKILGTPTREEIKCMNPNYTEFKFPQIKAHPWHKVFHKRMPPEAVDLVSRLLQYSPHLRSSALDALIHPFFDELRDPNTRLPNGRFLPPLFNFKPHELKGLPMEIAAKLVPEHARSQCPFLGL; this is encoded by the exons ATGACCTCATTTGGTGTCGCACCGGCATCTGGGCTGAGAGATGCTGGTGGTAGTAGTGAAGTGGATAAGTTGCCGGATGAAATTAGTAATATGAGAATAAGTGACGAAAAG GAAGTAGAGGCAACAATCATCAATGGGAATGGAACAGAAGCTGGTCATATTATAGTCACGACTATCGGAGGCAGAGATGGCCAAAGGAAGCAG ACAATAAGTTACATGGCTGAACGTGTCATTGGTCAAGGATCATTTGGTGTTGTGTTCCAG GCAAAATGTTTGGAGACAAGTGAGACAGTAGCTATCAAGAAGGTTCTTCAGGATAAGAGATACAAGAACCGTGAGTTGCAAATGATGCGTCTACTTGACCATCCAAATGTCGTCTCTCTCAAACACTGCTTCTTCTCAACCACTGAAAAGGATGAACTCTTTCTGAATCTTGTGCTTGAGTATGTTCCTGAGACAGTCCACCGTGTCATCAGACACTACAACAAGATGAACCAACGCATGCCACTGATATATGTGAAGCTATATACTTATCAG ATTTGTAGGGCACTGGCTTATATCCATCGCACCGTTGGTGTTTGCCACAGGGACATAAAACCACAGAATCTTCTG GTTAACCCACACACTCATCAGCTGAAGATCTGTGATTTCGGAAGTGCAAAAGTTCTG GTGAAAGGCGAACCCAATATATCATACATCTGCTCTAGGTACTATAGGGCACCGGAGCTTATTTTTGGTGCTACTGAGTACACGACAGCAATCGACATCTGGTCTGCTGGATGTGTTCTTGCTGAACTTCTGACAGGACAG CCTCTGTTTCCCGGTGAAAGTGGAGTTGATCAACTTGTTGAGATTATCAAG ATTCTGGGCACACCTACAAGGGAAGAAATCAAATGTATGAACCCGAACTACACAGAATTCAAGTTTCCCCAAATCAAGGCCCATCCATGGCATAAA GTGTTCCACAAGCGAATGCCACCTGAAGCAGTGGACCTGGTTTCCAGGCTTCTTCAGTACTCACCGCACCTTCGGTCCTCAGCT CTGGATGCTCTGATCCATCCATTCTTCGATGAGCTCCGTGACCCAAACACCCGCCTCCCCAACGGCCGGTTCCTTCCTCCCCTCTTCAACTTCAAGCCCCACG AGCTGAAGGGGCTTCCGATGGAGATCGCGGCGAAGCTGGTCCCGGAGCACGCGAGGAGCCAATGCCCGTTCCTAGGGCTGTAG